From Rhinopithecus roxellana isolate Shanxi Qingling chromosome 17, ASM756505v1, whole genome shotgun sequence, one genomic window encodes:
- the LOC104661347 gene encoding cytochrome P450 26B1 isoform X2, with amino-acid sequence MGEHHLVSTEWPRSTRMLLGPNTVSNSIGDIHRNKRKVFSKIFSHEALESYLPKIQLVIQDTLRAWSSHPEAINVYQEAQKLTFRMAIRVLLGFSIPEEDLGHLFEVYQQFVENVFSLPVDLPFSGYRRGIQARQTLQKGLEKAIREKLQCTQGKDYSDALDLLIESSKEHGKEMTMQELKDGTLELIFAAYATTASASTSLIMQLLKHPTVLEKLREELRAHGMLHSSGCPCEGALRLDTLSGLRYLDCVIKEVMRLFTPISGGYRTVLQTFELDGFQIPKGWSVMYSIRDTHDTAPVFKDVNVFDPDRFSQARSEDKDGRFHYLPFGGGVRTCLGKHLAKLFLKVLAVELASTSRFELASRTFPRITLVPVLHPVDGLSVKFFGLDSNQNKILPETEAMLSATV; translated from the exons ATGGGCGAGCACCACCTCGTGAGCACCGAGTGGCCTCGCAGCACGCGCATGTTGCTGGGCCCCAACACGGTGTCCAATTCCATTGGCGACATCCACCGCAACAAGCGCAAG gtctTCTCCAAGATCTTCAGCCATGAGGCCCTGGAGAGTTACCTGCCCAAGATCCAGCTGGTGATCCAGGACACACTGCGTGCCTGGAGCAGCCACCCCGAGGCCATCAACGTGTACCAGGAGGCGCAGAAACTGACCTTCCGCATGGCCATCCGGGTGCTGCTGGGCTTCAGCATCCCCGAGGAGGACCTTGGGCACCTATTTGAGGTCTACCAGCAGTTTGTGGAGAATGTCTTCTCCCTGCCTGTTGACCTGCCCTTCAGTGGCTATCGGCGG GGCATTCAGGCTCGGCAGACCCTGCAGAAGGGGCTGGAGAAGGCCATCCGGGAGAAGCTGCAGTGCACGCAGGGCAAGGACTACTCGGACGCCCTGGACCTCCTCATTGAGAGCAGCAAGGAGCACGGGAAGGAGATGACCATGCAGGAGCTGAAG GACGGGACCCTGGAGCTGATCTTTGCAGCCTATGCCACCACGGCCAGCGCCAGCACCTCACTCATCATGCAGCTGCTGAAGCACCCCACCGTGCTGGAGAAGCTGCGGGAGGAGCTGCGGGCTCATGGCATGCTGCACAGCAGTGGCTGCCCCTGCGAGGGCGCACTGCGCCTGGACACGCTCAGCGGGCTGCGCTACCTGGACTGCGTCATCAAGGAAGTCATGCGCCTGTTCACGCCCATTTCCGGGGGCTACCGCACTGTGCTGCAGACCTTCGAGCTCGAT GGTTTCCAGATCCCCAAAGGCTGGAGTGTCATGTACAGCATCCGGGACACCCACGACACAGCGCCTGTGTTCAAAGACGTGAATGTGTTCGACCCCGATCGCTTCAGCCAGGCGCGGAGCGAGGACAAGGACGGCCGCTTCCATTACCTCCCATTCGGTGGCGGTGTCCGGACCTGCCTGGGCAAGCACCTGGCCAAGCTGTTCCTGAAGGTGCTGGCGGTGGAGCTGGCCAGCACCAGCCGCTTTGAGCTGGCCTCGCGGACCTTCCCCCGCATCACCTTGGTCCCTGTCCTGCACCCCGTGGACGGCCTCAGCGTCAAGTTCTTTGGC